In Natronococcus occultus SP4, the following proteins share a genomic window:
- a CDS encoding AEC family transporter produces MEVLVRLLALLVVLLVGTGLRASGVLDAGRTDTLNAVAYYVALPALIFISTYDQAIGELLSFALVGGLLVVLFTTAGLAWLVHRRRDTAGRRSVAIVQSYHSNLGYLGLPLVAATFADPVTAIASVILGVVTLVQVPLTILVLSTSNGAGAELAEELRGLATNPVLVSLLAGLAVGSLGVAFPGPVVGGLDVLGSLALPLALLCVGASLEVDLPSVDYGATGSVVALKIVAMPVLAWAVFSALPVDTETFVAAVVMLGTPTAVSTYVFAAELEGDPEFASLNVFTTTLVSIATLFVLITLIT; encoded by the coding sequence ATGGAGGTCCTCGTTCGGCTGCTCGCGTTGCTCGTCGTTCTCCTCGTCGGAACGGGACTTCGGGCGTCCGGCGTCCTCGACGCCGGACGAACGGACACGCTGAACGCCGTCGCCTACTACGTCGCGCTGCCGGCGCTCATCTTCATCTCCACCTACGACCAGGCGATCGGCGAGCTGCTGTCGTTCGCGCTGGTCGGCGGCCTGCTTGTCGTGTTGTTCACGACGGCGGGGCTCGCGTGGCTCGTCCACCGGCGTCGGGATACGGCCGGCCGCCGGAGCGTCGCGATCGTCCAGTCGTATCACTCGAATCTGGGCTACCTGGGGCTCCCGCTCGTCGCGGCGACGTTCGCCGACCCGGTGACCGCCATCGCGAGCGTGATCCTCGGCGTCGTGACGCTGGTGCAGGTGCCGCTGACGATCCTCGTCCTCTCGACGAGCAACGGTGCCGGCGCGGAGCTCGCCGAGGAGCTGCGCGGGCTGGCGACCAACCCCGTGCTCGTGTCGCTTCTCGCCGGCCTCGCGGTCGGCTCGCTCGGCGTCGCGTTTCCGGGGCCCGTCGTGGGCGGGCTGGACGTCCTCGGGTCGCTCGCGCTCCCGCTGGCGTTGCTCTGCGTCGGCGCCTCGCTTGAGGTCGACCTCCCCTCGGTCGACTACGGCGCGACGGGGTCGGTCGTCGCGCTGAAGATCGTGGCCATGCCGGTGCTGGCGTGGGCCGTCTTCTCGGCGCTGCCCGTCGACACCGAGACCTTCGTCGCGGCGGTCGTCATGCTCGGGACGCCGACGGCCGTCTCGACGTACGTCTTCGCCGCCGAGCTCGAGGGTGACCCGGAGTTCGCGTCGCTGAACGTGTTTACCACGACGCTGGTCTCGATCGCAACGCTGTTCGTCCTGATCACGCTGATCACCTGA
- the dnaK gene encoding molecular chaperone DnaK has translation MTSNKILGIDLGTTNSAFAVMEGGDPEIIANAEGERTTPSVVAFNDEERLVGKPAKNQAVQNPDRTIQSIKRHMGEEEYTVEVDDEEYTPEEISAMILQKIKRDAEEYLGDDVEKAVITVPAYFNDKQRQATKDAGEIAGFDVERIVNEPTAASMAYGLDDESDQTVLVYDLGGGTFDVSILDLGGGVYEVVATNGDNDLGGDDWDEAIIDHLAEEFEAEHGIDLREDRQALQRLKDAAEEAKIELSSRKETEINLPFITATDDGPVHLEDSLTRAKFESLTEDLIERTVEPTEQALEDAGYDKGDIDEVLLVGGSTRMPQVSEKVEDLTGQEPQKNVNPDEAVALGAAIQGGVLSGDVDDIVLLDVTPLSLGIEVKGGLFERLIEKNTTIPTEESKVFTTAADNQTSVQVRVFQGEREIAEENELLGEFHLTGIPPAPAGTPQIEVTFSLDENGIVNVSAEDQGSGESEEITIEGGVGLSDDEIEEMQEEAEQHAEEDEKKRQRIEARNEAEATIQRAEKLLEENDDQIDDDVRADIEAAIEDLEETVDDDEADAEDLEDATQELSTELQEIGKQMYQQQAGAAGAGGAAGGAAGGAAGAGPGGMGDMGGAAGPGGAAGGDDEEEYVDADFEDVDENDED, from the coding sequence ATGACGAGCAACAAGATTCTCGGTATCGACCTCGGTACCACGAACAGCGCGTTCGCGGTCATGGAAGGGGGCGATCCTGAGATCATCGCCAACGCGGAGGGCGAGCGGACGACGCCGTCGGTCGTCGCGTTCAACGACGAGGAGCGCCTCGTCGGCAAGCCGGCCAAGAACCAGGCCGTCCAGAACCCCGACCGGACGATCCAGTCGATCAAGCGCCACATGGGCGAGGAGGAGTACACCGTCGAGGTAGACGACGAGGAGTACACGCCCGAGGAGATCTCGGCGATGATCCTCCAGAAGATCAAACGCGACGCCGAGGAGTATCTCGGCGACGACGTCGAGAAGGCCGTCATCACGGTGCCGGCCTACTTCAACGACAAGCAGCGCCAGGCGACGAAAGACGCCGGCGAGATCGCCGGCTTCGACGTCGAGCGCATCGTCAACGAGCCCACTGCGGCGTCGATGGCCTACGGGCTCGACGACGAATCCGACCAGACCGTCCTCGTCTACGACCTCGGCGGCGGCACGTTCGACGTCTCCATCCTCGATCTCGGCGGCGGCGTCTACGAGGTCGTCGCGACCAACGGGGACAACGACCTCGGTGGCGACGACTGGGACGAGGCGATCATCGACCACCTCGCCGAGGAGTTCGAGGCCGAACACGGGATCGACCTCCGCGAGGACCGCCAGGCCCTCCAGCGGCTGAAAGACGCCGCCGAGGAGGCCAAGATCGAGCTCTCCTCGCGCAAGGAGACCGAGATCAACCTGCCGTTTATTACCGCGACCGACGACGGTCCTGTCCACCTCGAGGACTCCCTGACCCGCGCGAAGTTCGAGAGCCTCACCGAGGACCTCATCGAGCGCACCGTCGAGCCGACCGAGCAGGCACTGGAAGACGCCGGCTACGACAAGGGCGACATCGACGAGGTGCTGCTCGTCGGCGGCTCGACCCGGATGCCCCAGGTCAGCGAGAAGGTCGAGGACCTCACCGGGCAGGAGCCCCAGAAGAACGTCAACCCCGACGAGGCCGTCGCGCTGGGCGCGGCGATCCAGGGCGGCGTCCTCTCGGGCGACGTCGACGACATCGTCCTGCTGGACGTCACCCCGCTGTCGCTGGGGATCGAGGTCAAAGGCGGGCTCTTCGAGCGCCTGATCGAGAAGAACACGACCATTCCGACCGAGGAGTCGAAGGTGTTCACCACCGCGGCGGACAACCAGACCTCCGTGCAGGTTCGGGTCTTCCAGGGTGAACGCGAGATCGCCGAGGAGAACGAACTGCTCGGCGAGTTCCACCTCACCGGGATCCCGCCGGCGCCCGCGGGGACGCCACAGATCGAGGTCACCTTCTCGCTCGACGAGAACGGGATCGTCAACGTCTCCGCCGAGGACCAGGGCTCGGGCGAGAGCGAGGAGATCACCATCGAGGGCGGCGTCGGCCTCTCCGACGACGAGATCGAGGAGATGCAGGAGGAGGCCGAGCAACACGCGGAGGAAGACGAAAAGAAGCGCCAGCGTATCGAGGCCCGCAACGAGGCCGAGGCGACGATCCAGCGCGCCGAGAAGCTCTTGGAGGAGAACGACGACCAGATCGACGACGACGTCCGCGCCGACATCGAGGCGGCGATCGAGGACCTCGAGGAGACGGTCGACGACGACGAGGCCGACGCCGAGGACCTCGAGGACGCGACCCAGGAGCTCAGCACCGAGCTCCAGGAGATCGGCAAGCAGATGTACCAGCAGCAGGCCGGTGCGGCGGGCGCCGGCGGTGCGGCTGGCGGCGCCGCTGGCGGTGCGGCAGGTGCCGGCCCCGGCGGGATGGGCGACATGGGTGGCGCTGCCGGTCCCGGCGGCGCTGCCGGCGGTGACGACGAAGAGGAGTACGTCGACGCCGACTTCGAGGACGTTGACGAAAACGACGAAGACTGA
- a CDS encoding acyl-CoA synthetase family protein yields the protein MNAATVDDLLARERRGDRTALVDATGREYDRHWLCTSSWKAGNFLRHSGVREDVTVGVAGEGPLALLAFFGTTLLEGTTRFDPPTDLAETDAFRALVVPTEDGDAYELPPGAQRVYYGDQPDQPGIHHFEAGLWSENPSFPPLSVDPETALVTDSERTLTHGEALEAARGVVDDHGLDPDDRVVVRAPLSELGTVIAGVLAPLLIEAPIVLTDGEDATEARGAVAVGSDPVPEPARIGVDVLED from the coding sequence ATGAACGCCGCGACAGTCGACGATCTGCTCGCTCGCGAGCGACGCGGCGATCGGACGGCGCTGGTCGACGCGACCGGGCGCGAGTACGACCGCCACTGGCTCTGTACCTCCTCGTGGAAGGCCGGCAACTTCCTTCGTCACTCGGGCGTCCGCGAGGACGTCACCGTCGGCGTCGCCGGCGAGGGGCCCCTCGCCCTGCTCGCCTTTTTCGGGACGACCCTGCTCGAGGGGACCACGCGGTTCGATCCGCCGACCGACCTCGCTGAGACGGACGCGTTCCGCGCGCTCGTCGTGCCGACCGAGGACGGCGACGCCTACGAGCTGCCGCCGGGAGCCCAGCGGGTTTACTACGGCGACCAGCCCGACCAGCCGGGGATCCATCACTTCGAGGCCGGCCTCTGGAGCGAAAACCCCTCCTTCCCGCCGCTTTCGGTCGACCCGGAGACGGCACTGGTGACCGACAGCGAGCGGACGCTGACCCACGGCGAGGCCCTCGAGGCGGCCCGCGGGGTCGTCGACGACCACGGACTCGATCCCGACGATCGGGTCGTCGTCCGCGCGCCGCTTTCGGAGCTCGGAACCGTGATCGCGGGCGTCCTCGCGCCGCTGCTAATCGAGGCCCCGATCGTCCTGACCGACGGCGAGGACGCGACGGAGGCCCGCGGTGCGGTCGCCGTCGGAAGCGACCCCGTGCCTGAACCCGCCCGGATCGGCGTCGACGTCCTCGAGGACTGA
- a CDS encoding DEAD/DEAH box helicase, with protein MCPPTAVSGVTPTVDEDAPLELRYEDGTVRLEGVTSELASTLRERLPELEADPRTRGQRVPAAAYAPLRAALSRADVAFRDRVLELDSLPELRSAYELRAYQREALSAWLETDRWAGLEDGELPVGRAPGGVLELPTGSGKTVIALKAIERLATPTLVVVPTIDLLEQWQRELEREFDCEIGRFGGGEQRLGPITVSTYDSAYLKADSVGDRFGLVVFDEVHHLGGEGYREIARLLAAPARLGLTATFERPDGAHEVIEDVVGHLTFRISPDELAGDHLAPYDVKRLEVSLTPEEREAYDRNQEVFSNYLARSNIEFSSGSDYQELVKRSGSDPEAREALLARQRAREITYGSQAKVDALADVLAAHRGERIIVFTAFNDLAYDVSERFLIPTITHQTGAAERREILERFREGTYSRIATSNVLDEGVDVPDANVAVVLSGSGSEREFTQRLGRILRPKEDGGRALLYEVVASETAEERTARRRRE; from the coding sequence ATGTGCCCGCCGACCGCAGTGTCCGGCGTGACACCGACGGTCGACGAGGACGCCCCCCTCGAGCTCCGATACGAGGACGGCACCGTCCGCCTCGAGGGCGTGACGTCGGAGCTGGCGTCGACGCTGCGGGAACGGCTCCCCGAGCTCGAGGCCGACCCCCGGACCAGGGGGCAACGCGTCCCCGCCGCGGCGTACGCTCCGCTTCGCGCGGCGCTTTCCCGAGCGGACGTCGCGTTTCGGGATCGGGTCCTCGAACTGGACTCCCTCCCGGAGCTGCGCTCGGCCTACGAGCTCCGGGCGTACCAGCGGGAGGCGCTGTCGGCCTGGCTCGAGACCGATCGCTGGGCGGGTCTCGAGGACGGCGAACTACCCGTCGGTCGCGCTCCCGGGGGCGTCCTCGAGCTCCCGACGGGAAGCGGAAAGACCGTCATCGCGCTGAAGGCGATCGAGCGCCTCGCGACGCCGACGCTCGTGGTCGTCCCGACGATCGACCTGCTCGAGCAGTGGCAACGGGAGCTCGAACGCGAGTTCGACTGCGAGATCGGCCGCTTCGGCGGAGGCGAGCAGCGACTCGGACCGATCACCGTCTCGACGTACGACTCGGCCTACCTCAAGGCCGACTCGGTGGGCGATCGGTTCGGGCTGGTCGTCTTCGACGAGGTCCACCACCTCGGCGGCGAGGGGTACCGCGAGATCGCCCGCCTGCTCGCCGCGCCCGCGCGACTGGGACTGACCGCAACGTTCGAGCGACCCGACGGCGCCCACGAGGTCATCGAGGACGTCGTCGGCCACCTCACGTTCCGGATCTCGCCGGACGAACTGGCGGGCGACCACCTGGCGCCGTACGACGTGAAACGGCTCGAGGTGTCGCTCACCCCCGAGGAGCGCGAGGCGTACGACCGCAACCAGGAGGTCTTCTCGAACTACCTCGCGAGGTCGAACATCGAGTTTTCCAGCGGCTCGGACTACCAGGAGCTCGTCAAGCGCTCGGGCTCGGATCCCGAGGCCCGCGAGGCGCTGCTTGCTCGCCAGCGCGCCCGCGAGATCACGTACGGCAGTCAGGCGAAGGTCGACGCCCTCGCGGACGTCCTCGCGGCCCACCGTGGCGAGCGAATCATCGTCTTCACGGCGTTCAACGACCTCGCGTACGACGTCAGCGAGCGGTTCCTGATCCCGACGATCACCCACCAGACAGGCGCCGCCGAGCGCCGGGAGATCTTAGAGCGGTTCCGCGAGGGGACCTACTCGCGGATCGCGACCTCGAACGTGCTGGACGAGGGCGTCGACGTCCCCGACGCGAACGTCGCGGTCGTGCTCTCGGGCAGCGGCAGCGAGCGGGAGTTCACACAGCGGCTGGGCCGGATCCTGCGCCCGAAGGAAGACGGCGGCCGCGCGCTGTTGTACGAGGTCGTCGCCAGCGAGACCGCCGAGGAGCGGACCGCGCGGCGCCGACGGGAGTAG
- a CDS encoding DJ-1/PfpI family protein: MSEQILLLAGDFVEDYEVMVPYQALQAVGHDVHAVCPEKEAGDQCPTAIHDFEGDQTYTEKPGHNFELTHDFDAVEPSDYDALVVPGGRAPEYLRTYDEVLETVRHFFEDEKPVASLCHGLQILAAADVLEGRTCTAYPALEVDMRQAGAEWADDVVRDGNLVTAQAWPDHPEWLAAFLDLLGTDLEQPAEAAED; this comes from the coding sequence ATGTCCGAACAGATACTCCTGCTTGCGGGCGACTTCGTCGAGGACTACGAGGTAATGGTGCCGTATCAGGCGCTCCAGGCCGTGGGCCACGACGTCCACGCCGTCTGTCCCGAGAAGGAGGCCGGCGACCAGTGTCCGACGGCAATCCACGACTTCGAGGGCGACCAGACCTACACCGAGAAGCCGGGCCACAACTTCGAACTAACCCACGACTTCGACGCGGTCGAGCCGAGCGACTACGATGCGCTCGTCGTCCCCGGCGGCCGCGCGCCCGAGTACCTGCGGACCTACGACGAGGTCCTCGAGACGGTCCGGCACTTCTTCGAGGACGAGAAACCCGTCGCCTCGCTGTGTCACGGCCTGCAGATCCTCGCGGCCGCGGACGTCCTCGAGGGCCGGACCTGCACGGCCTATCCCGCGCTCGAGGTCGATATGCGCCAGGCCGGCGCGGAGTGGGCGGACGACGTCGTCCGGGATGGCAACCTCGTCACCGCCCAGGCCTGGCCCGATCACCCCGAGTGGCTCGCCGCGTTTCTCGACCTACTGGGAACCGACCTCGAGCAGCCAGCAGAGGCGGCCGAGGACTGA
- the dnaJ gene encoding molecular chaperone DnaJ, producing the protein MSEDFYDVLGVSRDASADEIKQAYREKATEYHPDVSDDPDAEEKFKKIQKAKQVLTDEEKREAYDRMGHDRYEQAEKHGYDAGGGAGGMGGDPFGGMGGGMGGGGGLGDIFEQVFGGGGGRGRQRPRKGRDLRTDLEITLEEAYEGVEKQFTVERPEECDSCDGEGHPPSAESRTCPECQGRGQVTQVQQTPLGRVQQTSACPRCEGEGTLYSETCGDCRGEGYVRGEASLTVEVPAGIQSGQTLRMEREGSPSPEGGPRGDLLIDVAVAEHDEFEREGDDLRHRLPISFPQATFGDTVQVPTLDGSVEFDVPEGTQSGETFRLQGKGMPRLRGRGHGDLYVKVQVVTPDSLNEEQRDALEAFAEAGGDEIEVNEGFFEKIKRAF; encoded by the coding sequence ATGAGCGAGGACTTCTACGACGTTCTCGGCGTGAGCCGCGACGCATCCGCCGACGAGATCAAGCAGGCCTACCGGGAGAAGGCCACGGAGTACCACCCGGACGTCAGCGACGACCCAGACGCCGAGGAGAAGTTCAAGAAGATCCAGAAGGCAAAACAGGTCCTGACCGACGAGGAGAAACGCGAGGCCTACGATCGGATGGGCCACGACCGCTACGAGCAGGCCGAAAAGCACGGCTACGACGCCGGCGGCGGTGCCGGCGGGATGGGCGGCGACCCGTTCGGCGGAATGGGCGGCGGGATGGGCGGTGGCGGCGGTCTCGGCGATATCTTCGAGCAGGTCTTCGGCGGCGGTGGCGGTCGCGGTCGACAGCGCCCGCGCAAGGGCCGGGACCTTCGAACCGATCTCGAAATTACCCTCGAGGAGGCCTACGAGGGCGTCGAGAAGCAGTTTACCGTCGAGCGACCCGAAGAGTGTGACAGCTGTGACGGCGAGGGTCACCCGCCGAGCGCCGAGTCCCGGACCTGCCCCGAGTGTCAGGGACGTGGCCAGGTCACCCAGGTTCAGCAGACCCCGCTGGGCCGGGTCCAGCAGACCAGCGCCTGTCCGCGCTGTGAGGGCGAGGGCACGCTCTACTCCGAGACCTGTGGCGACTGTCGCGGCGAGGGGTACGTCCGCGGCGAGGCGAGCCTGACCGTCGAGGTGCCCGCCGGGATCCAGAGCGGCCAGACCCTGCGGATGGAGCGGGAGGGATCGCCGAGTCCCGAGGGCGGTCCCCGCGGCGACCTGCTGATCGACGTCGCCGTCGCCGAACACGACGAGTTCGAGCGCGAGGGCGACGACCTGCGCCACCGGCTGCCGATCTCGTTCCCCCAGGCGACGTTCGGCGATACGGTGCAGGTGCCGACGCTGGACGGCAGCGTCGAGTTCGACGTTCCCGAGGGGACCCAGAGCGGCGAAACGTTCCGTCTGCAGGGGAAAGGGATGCCCCGCCTGCGCGGCCGCGGCCACGGCGACCTCTACGTCAAGGTCCAGGTCGTCACGCCGGACTCGCTCAACGAGGAGCAACGCGACGCCCTCGAGGCGTTCGCCGAGGCCGGCGGCGACGAGATCGAGGTCAACGAAGGCTTCTTCGAGAAGATCAAGCGGGCGTTCTGA
- a CDS encoding MEDS domain-containing protein has translation MSKNATSNEGASEPVTLETGLEAFQSSSEFSGPVEALDGHDCNDHFAHIYETREGKFEAAVPFVRHGLDRGERIAYVVDQSTEAEVRTRLQTAGIDVDAALESGALKFYTVDETYLRDGSFDSAEMIQFYADATAAATEEFEALRLVAEMSWIRADETTIEQLMEYESKINDLFDREDVLAICQYDRDLFDPELIQNVIRTHPHLIYDGTACHNFYYTPPEELFGDDAPVRENDRMLQTLRERTTAKAELQERERFLKQLYDVTADSGQSFEEKIRRLLELGSDRFGLEIGYFARTENGETFEIVEAVGDHDRIAAGVTDTLRGTYCEKLLAAPGRIAVTDAAEAGWATDRAYERFGLDAYFATTVRVSGAEYGTLCFASEQPRKEPYTDTERTYLDLMGQWLGSELERRQRETFLQESYRITANPALEFEAKLEQLLDFGREWMGLEAAGLAHLPAWEDRFQQEFTVGYGDAADDEAETIWTDPGEGCYCRQALESDEPIGKADVRGTDWEDDEIHREHGLSCYLGTKVMNGSTPYGTLWVGSTTPRDREFTDTERTFLELMGQWVSYEIERRYRERALEESNERLEQFAYAASHDLQEPLRMVSSYLRLIENQYGDAFDEDGEAFLEFAVDGADRMREMIDGLLAYSRVETQGGSFEPVELEAVLDDVLEDLHRQITDANAEITAEKLPRVTGDSNQLRQTLQNLLENAIVYSGDSSPRIHIDAKRRKQDWVISVHDDGIGIEPDDQDRIFDIFDRLHSREAYEGTGLGLALCQRIVERHGGEMWVDSEPEDGSTFSFTLPPADGHDR, from the coding sequence ATGAGCAAGAACGCGACGTCGAACGAGGGAGCGAGCGAGCCGGTGACCCTCGAGACCGGACTCGAGGCGTTTCAGTCGAGCTCGGAGTTCAGCGGCCCGGTCGAAGCCCTCGACGGGCACGACTGCAACGACCACTTTGCACACATCTACGAGACTCGTGAGGGGAAATTCGAGGCCGCCGTTCCGTTCGTCCGTCACGGCCTCGACCGGGGCGAGCGCATCGCGTACGTCGTCGATCAGAGTACCGAGGCCGAGGTTCGGACGAGGCTGCAGACTGCCGGCATCGACGTCGACGCCGCGCTCGAGTCGGGCGCGCTGAAGTTCTACACCGTCGACGAGACCTATCTTCGGGACGGGTCGTTCGACTCCGCCGAGATGATCCAGTTCTACGCCGACGCTACTGCGGCGGCCACCGAGGAGTTCGAGGCGCTCCGCCTCGTCGCCGAGATGTCGTGGATCCGGGCGGACGAGACGACGATCGAACAGCTGATGGAGTACGAGTCGAAAATCAACGATCTCTTCGACCGGGAGGACGTCCTCGCGATCTGCCAGTACGACCGCGACCTGTTCGATCCGGAGCTGATCCAGAACGTCATCCGGACCCACCCACATCTCATCTACGACGGCACGGCCTGTCACAACTTCTACTACACGCCACCCGAAGAGCTCTTCGGCGACGACGCGCCCGTTCGCGAGAACGACCGTATGCTCCAGACGCTCCGCGAGCGGACGACGGCGAAGGCAGAACTGCAAGAGCGAGAACGGTTCCTGAAACAGCTCTATGACGTAACGGCCGACTCCGGCCAGTCGTTCGAGGAGAAGATCCGCCGTCTGCTCGAGTTGGGTAGCGATCGGTTCGGTCTCGAGATCGGGTACTTCGCCCGGACGGAGAACGGCGAGACGTTCGAGATCGTCGAAGCGGTCGGCGATCACGACCGGATCGCCGCGGGTGTTACCGACACGCTGCGGGGCACTTATTGCGAGAAGCTCCTCGCAGCTCCCGGTCGAATCGCCGTGACTGACGCAGCCGAAGCCGGGTGGGCCACCGACCGCGCGTACGAACGGTTCGGGCTGGACGCCTACTTCGCGACAACCGTCCGCGTCAGCGGTGCGGAGTACGGAACCCTGTGTTTTGCGTCCGAACAGCCTCGGAAGGAGCCCTACACCGATACCGAGCGAACGTATCTCGATCTGATGGGACAGTGGCTCGGCTCCGAACTCGAGCGCCGGCAACGCGAGACGTTCCTGCAGGAAAGCTACCGAATTACTGCCAACCCTGCCCTCGAGTTCGAAGCGAAACTCGAGCAGTTACTCGATTTTGGCCGCGAGTGGATGGGGCTCGAGGCAGCCGGATTGGCCCATCTGCCCGCTTGGGAGGACCGATTCCAACAGGAGTTCACTGTCGGCTACGGGGATGCCGCGGACGACGAAGCCGAGACGATATGGACCGATCCCGGTGAGGGTTGTTACTGTCGGCAGGCCCTCGAGAGCGACGAACCGATCGGGAAGGCAGACGTTCGCGGCACCGACTGGGAGGACGACGAGATCCACCGCGAACACGGGCTGTCGTGCTATCTCGGCACGAAGGTGATGAACGGTTCGACGCCGTACGGAACGCTATGGGTCGGGAGTACGACGCCGCGCGACCGCGAGTTCACGGACACCGAGCGGACGTTCCTCGAGCTGATGGGCCAGTGGGTCAGCTACGAGATCGAACGGCGGTACCGCGAACGAGCGCTCGAGGAGTCGAACGAGCGGCTCGAACAGTTCGCCTATGCCGCTTCGCACGACTTGCAGGAGCCGCTCCGGATGGTCTCGAGCTACCTCCGGCTGATCGAGAACCAGTACGGCGATGCGTTCGACGAGGACGGCGAAGCGTTCCTCGAGTTCGCCGTCGACGGCGCCGACCGGATGCGGGAGATGATCGACGGATTGCTCGCGTACTCGCGGGTCGAAACGCAGGGCGGTTCGTTCGAACCGGTCGAACTGGAGGCCGTCCTCGACGACGTCCTCGAGGATCTCCACCGACAGATCACGGACGCCAACGCCGAGATCACGGCCGAGAAACTCCCTCGAGTGACGGGTGACAGTAACCAACTCCGCCAAACACTGCAAAACCTGCTCGAAAACGCCATCGTCTATAGCGGCGATTCCTCGCCCCGTATTCACATCGATGCGAAACGTCGGAAGCAGGACTGGGTGATCTCGGTTCACGACGACGGAATCGGTATCGAACCGGATGATCAGGACCGCATCTTCGATATTTTCGATCGGTTACACAGTCGTGAGGCGTACGAGGGAACGGGTCTCGGGCTCGCGCTCTGCCAGCGGATCGTCGAGCGCCACGGTGGCGAGATGTGGGTCGATTCGGAACCGGAGGACGGATCGACGTTTTCGTTCACGCTTCCCCCGGCAGACGGTCACGACCGATAG
- a CDS encoding LVIVD repeat-containing protein codes for MPTRRTLLRRAAVAGAATATIGSGPVAAEPSSEIDGDERRARGRIDPIGHVLPEDAPAYTFGHVSPDGEWGVMGSFPRSDSDVASTLIDLSELENPSVAHELPTANELTRTNDVKFDPLREGIYVRSQEAEDEGELTDPEPDPQGEEGFEVVDFGWEEGTPEDPAVIASVETPNTGVHKITEHPEEPVLYVIDKQFEEPGIIAVDFSDPADPALHSAFGIDGYCHDVKVDPEREVIHAAYIFGPFVGYAVFDVSDPLEPPTDPIGVIDYDDYSDYTAVGEPGWEFCHQAHPDPDRDLVIVGDEVPPPPLGHELPGGKHVIDVGWDEGSLEDPRPIGFTNSPDARPMTDSQPFWWTTHFHDVIHDGDEVLLVDGGYRNGAWVANVTDPRAPEPLERYATTAERDRTPAHGADEVAFPFTPPFAWGAAYNEERDFVFVSDTMTGAYTFSIDAEPARGDDRGGPAGHFDPFEVLADPAPEGVDPEELVPEDQESDEGDQ; via the coding sequence ATGCCGACGAGACGCACCCTGCTACGGCGAGCCGCTGTCGCTGGCGCGGCGACCGCGACGATCGGTTCCGGTCCCGTAGCGGCCGAGCCCAGTTCCGAGATCGACGGCGACGAGCGACGAGCCCGCGGTCGGATCGATCCGATCGGTCACGTCCTTCCCGAGGACGCGCCCGCGTACACGTTCGGGCACGTCTCCCCGGACGGCGAGTGGGGCGTGATGGGCAGTTTCCCGCGGAGCGACAGCGACGTGGCGAGTACGCTAATCGACCTCTCGGAGCTCGAGAACCCCAGCGTCGCCCACGAACTTCCGACGGCGAACGAACTCACCCGGACGAACGACGTGAAGTTCGACCCCCTCCGCGAGGGGATTTACGTCCGTTCCCAGGAGGCCGAGGACGAAGGCGAGCTAACGGATCCGGAACCCGATCCCCAGGGCGAGGAGGGGTTCGAGGTCGTCGACTTCGGCTGGGAGGAGGGAACCCCCGAGGACCCGGCGGTGATCGCCAGCGTCGAGACGCCGAACACCGGCGTCCACAAGATCACCGAACACCCCGAGGAGCCAGTGCTTTACGTGATCGACAAACAGTTCGAGGAGCCCGGGATCATCGCCGTCGACTTCAGCGACCCGGCCGACCCCGCGCTCCACAGCGCGTTCGGGATCGACGGCTACTGTCACGACGTCAAGGTCGACCCCGAACGCGAGGTCATCCACGCGGCGTACATCTTCGGTCCGTTCGTTGGATACGCCGTCTTCGACGTCAGCGATCCGCTCGAACCCCCGACTGACCCGATCGGCGTGATCGACTACGACGACTACTCCGATTACACGGCTGTCGGCGAACCAGGCTGGGAGTTCTGCCACCAGGCCCACCCCGACCCGGATCGGGACCTCGTGATCGTTGGCGACGAGGTCCCGCCGCCGCCCCTGGGCCACGAGCTCCCGGGCGGAAAACACGTCATCGACGTCGGCTGGGACGAGGGCAGCCTCGAGGACCCCCGGCCGATCGGGTTCACGAACTCGCCGGACGCCCGTCCGATGACCGATTCGCAGCCGTTCTGGTGGACCACGCACTTCCACGACGTGATCCACGACGGCGACGAGGTTCTCCTCGTCGACGGCGGCTACCGAAACGGCGCCTGGGTCGCAAACGTGACGGATCCGCGGGCACCCGAACCTCTCGAACGGTACGCGACGACCGCGGAACGAGACCGGACACCGGCACACGGCGCCGACGAGGTCGCCTTCCCGTTCACTCCGCCGTTCGCCTGGGGCGCGGCGTACAACGAGGAACGGGACTTCGTCTTCGTCAGCGATACGATGACCGGCGCCTACACGTTCTCGATCGACGCCGAGCCCGCACGCGGCGACGACCGCGGCGGACCCGCGGGACACTTCGACCCCTTCGAGGTGTTGGCGGATCCGGCGCCGGAGGGTGTCGATCCCGAGGAGCTCGTCCCTGAGGACCAGGAATCCGACGAGGGTGATCAGTAA